Proteins encoded in a region of the Pigmentiphaga litoralis genome:
- a CDS encoding ABC transporter substrate-binding protein → MTSTPFRRLTCLPAALLTAGVLCGASFAANADTLKIGFLTTLSGPGSVIGNEIRDGFNLGLKHSGGKLGGMDVDMTIVDDHQDPQAARKTVDRLIKRDKVDLITGMAFSNVLLPVLPQILQSGTIYISPNTGPQDYAGEKCDPRFFAAAWQTEDLPAAMGKFANEKGYKKVAIVAPAYPGGRESLNGFKSLYTGTVTDEIYTKLDQLDYSAELARLRSVKPDAVFYFLPGGLGVNFIKQLNAAGLDKQMAILTTGFSADEDVIKSVGAPMTGLFNASQWASDLDNEANKRFVKDFNTTYGRMPTLYASQAYDVARLIDSAAKKTGGKVTDKEAFRVALKSADFASVRGQFAFNTNQFPIQNIYMRQVQALPDGKLGNRLIGTALANHKDAFAAECKMK, encoded by the coding sequence ATGACATCAACGCCTTTCCGCCGCCTGACTTGCTTGCCGGCCGCCCTTCTGACTGCAGGTGTGCTTTGCGGTGCATCGTTTGCGGCTAACGCCGACACCCTCAAGATCGGGTTTCTCACCACGCTGTCCGGCCCCGGTAGCGTGATCGGTAATGAGATTCGAGACGGCTTCAATCTGGGCCTCAAGCACTCCGGCGGAAAACTGGGCGGCATGGATGTCGACATGACCATCGTTGACGATCACCAGGATCCGCAAGCGGCGCGCAAAACGGTGGACCGCCTCATCAAGCGAGACAAGGTCGACCTGATCACAGGCATGGCGTTCTCGAACGTACTGTTGCCGGTGCTTCCGCAGATACTGCAGAGCGGCACGATCTACATTTCTCCCAATACCGGACCTCAGGATTACGCGGGCGAGAAATGTGACCCGAGGTTCTTTGCCGCCGCTTGGCAGACCGAGGACTTGCCTGCTGCAATGGGCAAATTTGCCAACGAAAAGGGCTACAAGAAGGTAGCCATCGTTGCGCCTGCATATCCCGGCGGCCGCGAGTCGCTCAATGGATTCAAGAGTCTGTACACGGGCACCGTCACCGACGAAATCTATACCAAGCTGGACCAGCTCGATTACTCGGCAGAGCTTGCCAGACTGAGGTCCGTCAAGCCGGACGCCGTGTTCTATTTCCTGCCAGGCGGCCTGGGCGTCAACTTCATCAAACAGTTGAATGCAGCCGGGCTCGACAAGCAGATGGCCATATTGACAACAGGATTTTCCGCTGATGAGGATGTCATCAAATCGGTAGGTGCGCCGATGACCGGACTGTTCAATGCTTCGCAATGGGCATCCGACCTTGATAACGAGGCCAACAAACGGTTCGTGAAAGACTTCAACACGACATACGGGCGCATGCCGACGCTGTATGCCTCGCAAGCGTACGATGTGGCCCGCCTCATCGATAGCGCTGCAAAGAAGACAGGCGGCAAGGTCACCGACAAGGAAGCGTTCCGGGTCGCACTGAAAAGCGCCGACTTTGCCTCGGTACGCGGTCAGTTCGCATTCAACACCAACCAGTTCCCGATTCAGAACATCTACATGCGCCAGGTCCAGGCGCTTCCAGACGGCAAGCTAGGCAACCGGTTGATCGGCACCGCGCTCGCCAATCACAAGGATGCGTTCGCAGCCGAATGCAAGATGAAATGA
- a CDS encoding branched-chain amino acid ABC transporter permease, producing the protein MNTVILEQTLNGIQFGLMLFLLAAGLTLVFGIMDLVNLSHGSLYMIGAYLIATFTQALDSFWLGMLLGIGVTACVGVLLEMTILRQLYKRDHLSQVLGTFAIILIANESVRILWGPQPLTFNPPASLAGPVELFPGFEYPAYRLAIMAVGALVAAALYVLISKTRIGMKVRAGAADREMAEAMGAKVSWMFSGLFACGAALCALAGGMLGPLLAVQVGMGESILILAFVVVVIGGIGSVRGAFVGSLLVGMIDTLGRAVIPSLFSGFGPEVASSVAPALAAILIYLLMAAILFWKPKGLFPVGA; encoded by the coding sequence ATGAACACAGTCATTCTTGAGCAGACGCTGAACGGCATTCAGTTCGGATTGATGCTGTTTCTGCTTGCTGCTGGCCTTACGCTAGTCTTTGGCATCATGGACCTCGTCAACCTTTCTCATGGATCGCTTTACATGATCGGGGCCTACCTGATTGCCACGTTCACACAGGCGCTCGATTCCTTCTGGCTCGGCATGCTGTTGGGTATCGGTGTGACGGCTTGTGTAGGCGTACTGCTGGAGATGACAATCCTGCGGCAACTGTACAAGCGGGATCATCTCTCGCAAGTGCTTGGCACGTTCGCCATCATCCTGATTGCGAACGAGTCGGTGCGCATTTTGTGGGGACCGCAGCCCCTTACCTTCAACCCGCCTGCGTCGCTTGCCGGTCCGGTTGAACTTTTTCCTGGGTTCGAATATCCCGCCTACCGCCTTGCCATCATGGCGGTAGGCGCCCTGGTGGCCGCAGCGTTGTATGTGCTGATCTCCAAGACCCGCATTGGCATGAAGGTCCGTGCCGGCGCGGCAGACCGCGAAATGGCTGAGGCCATGGGCGCCAAGGTTTCCTGGATGTTCAGCGGACTGTTCGCCTGCGGCGCGGCGCTATGCGCGCTGGCGGGCGGCATGCTTGGACCCCTGCTCGCGGTGCAGGTCGGTATGGGCGAAAGCATCCTGATCCTGGCCTTCGTGGTCGTTGTCATTGGTGGGATCGGCTCGGTGCGCGGCGCTTTCGTCGGATCGCTTCTGGTCGGCATGATCGACACGTTGGGCCGCGCAGTCATTCCTTCGCTGTTCAGTGGTTTTGGCCCCGAGGTTGCATCCAGCGTTGCGCCCGCTCTGGCAGCCATTCTTATCTATCTGCTAATGGCAGCGATCCTGTTCTGGAAACCCAAGGGTCTCTTCCCCGTCGGGGCCTAG
- a CDS encoding branched-chain amino acid ABC transporter permease, with protein MQAASILAATPTATPLRSVSGATSHSLSAAVTLPILLGLLLLPIAAHFYGQEYFLSPVTRVLIYAVAASSLNLILGFGGMVSFGHAAFMGVGAYAAAALMMNQVTSLWIALPVAMGLGAVVSAVIGLISLRAHGVYFIMITLAFAQMLYYVAISLKFLGGEDGLSLSARGSMWPVLEPLDDTALYYVAVLMLASVVVFIQRLVNANFGHVLEAIRINETRVASLGVNTFRHKLIAFMVAGALAGVSGALLAHQSGFVSPSLMHWTQSGVLMVMVILGGAGHLYGGIIGAIIYGVLEESLSGYTEHWQLALGVVLLVAVLVAPQGISRLILKRTPK; from the coding sequence ATGCAAGCAGCTTCAATCTTAGCCGCGACACCGACGGCGACGCCCTTGCGTTCGGTGTCGGGGGCGACGTCCCACTCGTTGAGTGCTGCCGTCACCCTGCCCATACTCCTGGGCCTTCTGTTACTTCCCATTGCGGCGCATTTCTATGGGCAGGAGTATTTCCTGTCACCTGTCACACGCGTGCTTATCTACGCCGTGGCCGCATCCAGTTTGAATTTGATCCTGGGTTTTGGCGGCATGGTCAGCTTTGGCCATGCCGCATTCATGGGCGTAGGCGCCTACGCTGCAGCGGCGCTGATGATGAACCAGGTCACCTCGCTGTGGATTGCGCTTCCGGTTGCCATGGGACTGGGCGCTGTCGTCTCGGCAGTCATCGGGCTCATCAGCCTGCGTGCGCACGGCGTGTACTTCATCATGATCACGTTGGCCTTTGCTCAGATGCTGTACTACGTGGCGATCTCGCTGAAGTTTCTCGGTGGCGAGGACGGACTGTCATTGAGCGCCAGAGGATCAATGTGGCCGGTTCTGGAACCCCTTGACGACACCGCCCTGTACTACGTTGCGGTGCTGATGCTCGCCAGCGTCGTGGTCTTCATCCAGCGATTGGTCAACGCCAACTTCGGACACGTTCTGGAAGCAATACGCATCAACGAAACGCGGGTCGCATCCCTTGGCGTGAACACGTTCAGGCATAAGCTCATTGCGTTCATGGTTGCCGGCGCACTGGCGGGGGTAAGCGGCGCCCTGCTCGCTCATCAATCAGGCTTCGTCAGCCCTTCACTCATGCATTGGACGCAATCGGGCGTTCTGATGGTCATGGTCATTCTGGGGGGTGCCGGCCACCTTTACGGGGGCATCATCGGCGCAATCATCTATGGTGTGCTGGAAGAAAGCCTGTCTGGGTACACCGAACATTGGCAGTTGGCCCTGGGCGTCGTTTTGCTCGTGGCCGTGCTGGTAGCCCCCCAGGGAATATCGCGGTTGATTCTGAAGAGGACGCCCAAATGA
- a CDS encoding ABC transporter ATP-binding protein, translated as MSTVLRIDNLVKRFGGVLATDKACLDVSEGDIHALIGPNGAGKTTLIHQLSGALVPTSGHIFFQGENVTGSSIDKRARQGLVRSYQITSIFKPFSVHQNLTIAIQGRTRETLGMWRRASYVQTRLEEAEQLAIRVGLGSKLGQSAAMLSHGEQRQLEVGLALAMRPKMLLLDEPMAGMGHEESGQLVELLLGLKRSVTILLVEHDMDAVFKVADRISTLVFGRVIATGTPDEIRRHPEVRKAYLGDEFEEVAA; from the coding sequence ATGAGCACGGTCTTACGCATCGACAATCTGGTCAAGCGCTTCGGCGGCGTGCTGGCAACAGACAAGGCCTGCCTGGACGTATCGGAAGGCGACATTCATGCGCTGATCGGACCGAACGGTGCAGGCAAGACGACCCTGATCCACCAGTTGTCCGGCGCCTTGGTACCCACCAGCGGCCACATTTTCTTCCAGGGCGAAAACGTGACCGGCTCGTCGATCGACAAGCGGGCGAGGCAAGGCCTGGTTCGGTCCTATCAGATCACCAGCATTTTCAAGCCTTTCTCTGTCCATCAAAACCTGACGATTGCGATCCAGGGTCGCACGCGCGAAACGCTAGGAATGTGGCGACGCGCATCGTACGTTCAGACTCGTCTCGAAGAGGCGGAACAATTGGCCATCCGCGTCGGGCTTGGAAGCAAGCTGGGGCAGTCGGCTGCCATGCTGTCGCACGGAGAGCAACGTCAACTTGAAGTCGGGCTTGCCTTGGCAATGCGTCCAAAAATGCTTCTGCTTGACGAGCCGATGGCGGGAATGGGTCATGAAGAATCCGGGCAACTTGTCGAATTGCTTTTGGGACTTAAGCGCTCCGTGACGATCCTGCTTGTCGAACACGACATGGACGCGGTGTTTAAGGTGGCGGATCGTATCTCGACCCTGGTGTTCGGTCGGGTCATCGCCACGGGTACGCCGGACGAGATCCGACGCCATCCCGAAGTGCGCAAGGCTTACCTGGGCGACGAATTTGAAGAGGTGGCGGCATGA
- a CDS encoding ABC transporter ATP-binding protein yields the protein MSALLDVAGVHTSYGSSKILADVGLTIAEGQVATLLGRNGMGKTTTIRSVLGLTQAQSGSIRFRGHAIERLSADKIARMGMAVVPEGRRIFANLSVEENLVAFSANRNSTREPWTLDGIYDLFPRLKQRRRNMGNQLSGGEQQMLAIGRALMTNPYLLILDEATEGLAPLIREEIWACLSKLRAQGQTILVVDKYVDRLVTIADCHTIIERGKVVWKGPSQALADDRMLWERYIGV from the coding sequence ATGAGTGCATTGCTTGACGTGGCAGGCGTCCACACGTCGTATGGAAGCAGCAAGATTCTTGCTGACGTCGGCCTGACCATTGCTGAAGGTCAGGTCGCGACATTGCTTGGCAGAAACGGCATGGGCAAGACCACCACGATTCGATCAGTGCTGGGCCTGACCCAGGCTCAGTCTGGCTCGATCCGGTTTCGCGGCCATGCCATCGAGCGACTATCGGCAGATAAGATCGCTCGTATGGGCATGGCAGTGGTGCCCGAAGGACGACGCATCTTTGCCAATCTGTCGGTCGAAGAGAATCTTGTTGCCTTCAGTGCGAACCGGAACAGCACACGGGAACCCTGGACACTCGACGGCATCTACGACCTGTTTCCACGCCTGAAGCAGCGTCGAAGAAACATGGGCAATCAGCTATCGGGAGGCGAACAGCAAATGCTGGCGATCGGTCGCGCACTGATGACGAATCCCTACTTGCTGATTCTGGACGAGGCAACAGAAGGACTCGCTCCCCTTATCCGAGAGGAAATCTGGGCGTGTCTTAGCAAGTTGCGCGCACAAGGCCAGACCATTCTGGTGGTAGACAAATACGTGGACCGGCTCGTCACCATAGCCGATTGCCACACCATCATCGAACGAGGCAAGGTGGTGTGGAAAGGTCCCAGTCAGGCACTGGCAGATGACCGGATGCTTTGGGAGCGTTATATCGGCGTTTGA
- a CDS encoding AraC family transcriptional regulator: MATFAPPLLDAGVFKNSEVVRSKDAHEMHHHVTNTLSAHHLDVRSVGFRASLRQGSVGSMRVCELEYGSIVQADPGRLDDYLLIQMLQAGQSRVYHEGNETLLSCDMAGVIAPTIPFRALWERDCRHVMLKIPRSKLEQACSSYLGHDLGGSLQFRIGMDLRTPTGQAWKHLMEYVLGSAPPAESCAISPIIHGHMEEAAIAHLLIHQSHNFSEALKRANDSSINVPSCVRRAEQYIEDHLLDAITLTDVAEYAGVSVSTLCHSFRRHRGSSLMCALRGLRLEGARKELLTGNGRSIVDVAYEWGFNHAGRFSISYRKRFGESPTQTLQR, encoded by the coding sequence GTGGCAACCTTCGCTCCCCCACTTCTAGATGCCGGCGTGTTCAAGAACAGCGAGGTGGTTCGCTCAAAGGACGCGCATGAGATGCATCACCACGTCACCAACACCCTGAGTGCCCATCATCTTGACGTAAGAAGCGTTGGCTTTAGAGCCTCCCTTCGTCAGGGATCCGTCGGCTCCATGCGGGTTTGCGAGCTTGAATATGGATCGATCGTCCAGGCAGATCCCGGTCGGCTCGATGACTACCTGCTCATTCAAATGCTGCAAGCAGGTCAGAGCCGCGTTTATCACGAGGGCAACGAAACGCTTCTGTCATGCGATATGGCGGGCGTCATTGCGCCTACCATCCCCTTTCGCGCGCTCTGGGAGAGGGATTGCCGTCATGTAATGCTGAAAATTCCCCGCAGCAAGCTTGAGCAAGCCTGTAGCTCCTATTTGGGTCATGACCTTGGAGGGTCTTTGCAGTTCAGAATAGGCATGGACTTGCGAACCCCGACGGGTCAAGCATGGAAACATCTGATGGAGTATGTCTTGGGCAGCGCGCCACCTGCCGAATCGTGTGCCATAAGCCCGATTATTCATGGGCATATGGAAGAAGCAGCCATTGCACATTTGTTGATTCACCAATCGCACAACTTTAGTGAGGCGCTCAAGCGAGCCAATGACTCGAGCATTAACGTGCCGAGCTGCGTAAGACGCGCAGAACAATATATCGAAGATCATTTGCTTGATGCTATTACTCTGACTGATGTCGCGGAATACGCTGGGGTGTCGGTGAGCACCTTGTGCCACAGCTTCCGCCGACATCGCGGTTCAAGCTTGATGTGCGCTCTGCGTGGGCTACGTCTTGAAGGTGCGCGTAAAGAGCTTCTGACAGGTAATGGGAGGTCTATCGTCGACGTTGCCTATGAATGGGGCTTCAATCATGCTGGACGCTTTTCCATCAGCTACAGGAAACGTTTCGGTGAATCGCCCACGCAAACGCTTCAGCGTTAG
- a CDS encoding alpha/beta hydrolase, translating into MAIDYRLSGIEKFPAALDDCLAAVAWTKQNIAHYGGDPNQIFIGGHSAGGNLAALVTLRSDRHVFFGLEPGDIKACFPFSGIYDLRHSSRYAENPSIGSIDAWLTSQDDAHAASPICHTKNNVTPFFVSWSQYDAPLMLAQALPFVAALVETGTSVKSHVFPAFDHFHIHLDQIRDANYFNDVLLRTMFPT; encoded by the coding sequence GTGGCTATCGACTATCGACTTAGCGGCATCGAGAAATTCCCTGCCGCGTTGGACGACTGTTTGGCCGCCGTAGCGTGGACAAAGCAGAACATCGCTCACTATGGCGGCGACCCAAATCAGATTTTTATAGGAGGCCATTCGGCAGGTGGGAATCTGGCTGCGCTCGTGACACTTCGATCGGACCGCCATGTTTTTTTCGGACTGGAGCCTGGTGATATCAAGGCGTGCTTTCCCTTCAGCGGGATCTACGACCTGAGGCACTCGAGTCGATATGCCGAAAATCCGAGCATTGGCTCAATCGACGCGTGGCTGACCTCGCAAGACGATGCCCACGCTGCGTCCCCCATTTGCCATACGAAGAACAATGTCACTCCGTTCTTCGTATCTTGGTCGCAATATGATGCGCCATTGATGTTGGCTCAAGCGTTGCCTTTCGTAGCCGCATTGGTCGAAACCGGCACTTCCGTGAAGAGCCATGTCTTCCCAGCGTTCGACCACTTCCATATCCACCTTGACCAAATCAGGGACGCCAACTACTTCAACGACGTGTTGCTTAGAACCATGTTTCCCACCTAA
- a CDS encoding SDR family NAD(P)-dependent oxidoreductase, translating into MTNSASLAFPDLTRLAPRAGSKVVIAGGCGGLGRVLVQASIDNELDVCVMDLQVSIDRHPPPSGVLSIAVDATNEESVKLAFEQLQDIWGHIDHLFFMVGFALVPIRPLEAVSLDDWERIQAGNLRSAFLCSREALPLLMNSAAPSIVNVSSGLGVNLLKGYGAYGAAKAGLIGLTKAFAAEYAPKLRVNALAPGAVLTAFMGGGTGYSKEVTEEWAWFTDNQDKHLHLIPLGRIAVPEDVVGPALFLASEAARFITGQTLHVNGGRITP; encoded by the coding sequence ATGACAAATTCTGCTTCTCTTGCCTTTCCGGATCTCACCCGTCTCGCTCCGCGCGCCGGGTCCAAGGTAGTCATCGCCGGCGGATGCGGCGGTCTGGGCCGAGTACTCGTCCAAGCCAGTATTGACAACGAACTCGACGTTTGCGTGATGGATTTGCAGGTGTCTATCGACAGGCACCCGCCACCCTCGGGAGTGTTAAGTATCGCCGTCGATGCGACCAATGAGGAATCTGTAAAACTCGCCTTCGAGCAACTGCAGGATATCTGGGGTCACATCGATCATTTGTTCTTCATGGTAGGTTTTGCGTTAGTGCCTATCCGACCGCTTGAAGCCGTTTCACTCGATGACTGGGAGCGAATTCAGGCAGGGAATCTTCGTTCGGCCTTCCTATGCTCGCGCGAAGCATTGCCGCTGCTCATGAATTCCGCTGCACCAAGCATCGTCAATGTGTCTTCGGGCCTTGGGGTGAACTTGCTTAAAGGTTACGGGGCTTATGGTGCCGCCAAGGCTGGACTGATCGGCTTAACAAAGGCCTTTGCAGCAGAGTACGCGCCGAAGCTGAGAGTTAACGCGCTGGCGCCGGGCGCGGTACTAACCGCGTTTATGGGCGGTGGAACGGGATACAGCAAAGAGGTAACCGAGGAGTGGGCCTGGTTTACCGATAATCAAGACAAACATCTGCACCTGATTCCTTTAGGCCGCATTGCGGTACCTGAAGATGTGGTCGGCCCAGCACTGTTCCTGGCAAGCGAAGCGGCTAGATTTATCACGGGTCAGACTTTGCATGTAAACGGTGGACGAATCACTCCCTGA
- a CDS encoding aromatic ring-hydroxylating dioxygenase subunit alpha translates to MELVKNAWYVCAWPKEIRAGELLARKICGESLVFFRDDAGEVAALEDRCCHRELPLSKGRIEGGTIRCGYHGLRFNGEGKCVECPMQERIPPAATVRKYPTVLRHGWVWVWPGNPQLADEGAIPEIFARNDHRGWTSCGDVTFVKGNYQLISDNLLDLTHETYVHSTSLGSQHVVEHPIHVSHDDRSVTVQRLMPDHEPAPFWKAMLFEKLGRHVNADRWQVVNFIPPANIVLDVGVAPAGSGALHGDRSAGVEGCNLNAITPADDESTWYFWAFSRNFNQADADLSRKILQSVAGIFDEDKDAIEAVQAKMKEQPDRETMSLVTDKGQLIARRLVKGLIESEHTRKASA, encoded by the coding sequence ATGGAGTTGGTGAAAAACGCTTGGTACGTGTGCGCATGGCCTAAGGAAATCCGCGCTGGCGAACTGCTGGCAAGAAAAATCTGCGGCGAATCGTTGGTGTTTTTTAGAGACGATGCCGGAGAAGTGGCAGCTTTGGAAGATAGATGCTGCCACCGTGAATTGCCTTTGTCCAAAGGCCGTATCGAAGGCGGCACTATCCGCTGCGGCTACCACGGCTTGCGCTTCAACGGCGAGGGTAAATGCGTTGAGTGCCCGATGCAGGAACGCATTCCTCCTGCCGCAACCGTGAGAAAGTACCCAACAGTTTTGCGCCATGGTTGGGTCTGGGTCTGGCCCGGCAATCCTCAACTCGCCGACGAAGGCGCCATACCTGAAATTTTTGCCCGCAACGATCATCGCGGCTGGACATCTTGCGGCGACGTGACGTTTGTGAAAGGCAATTACCAGCTGATCAGCGACAATTTGTTGGACTTGACGCACGAGACGTATGTCCACAGCACTTCCCTCGGCAGTCAGCACGTTGTGGAGCATCCCATTCATGTCTCACATGATGACAGGAGCGTCACTGTGCAGCGATTGATGCCGGATCATGAGCCAGCGCCCTTCTGGAAGGCGATGCTATTCGAGAAGTTGGGCAGGCATGTTAACGCCGACCGATGGCAAGTCGTCAATTTCATTCCGCCCGCAAACATCGTTCTTGATGTAGGTGTCGCACCTGCAGGAAGCGGCGCGTTGCATGGCGACCGTTCCGCGGGAGTCGAAGGTTGCAACCTCAACGCCATCACCCCAGCCGACGACGAGTCCACTTGGTATTTCTGGGCATTCTCCCGCAACTTCAATCAGGCTGACGCTGACCTGTCGAGGAAGATTCTTCAGTCAGTGGCAGGGATCTTTGATGAAGACAAAGATGCGATCGAAGCTGTGCAAGCCAAGATGAAAGAGCAGCCTGACCGTGAAACCATGAGTCTAGTCACCGACAAGGGACAGCTCATCGCGCGTCGTCTGGTCAAAGGTCTTATTGAGTCCGAGCATACGCGTAAGGCCTCGGCGTAG
- a CDS encoding MarR family winged helix-turn-helix transcriptional regulator codes for MTERSDSDDECYFAETYTPALLAQASQLISAEFHVIVQNNGFTISDWRVLSTLSSGKPMSIGELAQISVTKQSTVTRLLDRLEAQGYVKRLPHESDRRITLITATPRGKRMTASLIAEAKAHEELVLAPLGKKKSDELRATLRLLIKLHRAPQFPS; via the coding sequence ATGACCGAGCGTTCAGATTCCGACGACGAGTGCTATTTTGCTGAGACCTACACACCGGCGTTGCTTGCGCAGGCAAGTCAGCTGATTTCCGCCGAATTCCATGTGATCGTACAGAACAATGGATTCACCATCTCGGACTGGCGAGTGCTGTCGACATTGTCGAGTGGCAAACCGATGAGCATCGGCGAACTGGCCCAGATTTCGGTTACTAAGCAGTCGACGGTCACCCGTCTTCTGGATCGGCTCGAGGCCCAGGGCTATGTCAAGCGACTTCCCCATGAGTCAGACCGCAGGATCACGCTGATTACCGCCACCCCGCGCGGCAAGCGGATGACGGCGAGCCTTATCGCCGAGGCCAAGGCGCACGAGGAACTTGTCCTGGCGCCGCTCGGCAAGAAAAAATCCGACGAACTGCGAGCGACGCTGCGTCTGTTGATCAAGTTGCATCGGGCACCTCAGTTTCCTTCGTGA